The following are from one region of the Pseudodesulfovibrio piezophilus C1TLV30 genome:
- a CDS encoding HlyD family secretion protein: MSNEKMIETSPLSNSESGKEKKNTRKILLIGGLLTIAALAVGYPFYRHAMTHEATDDAFVEARVVTMSPRVAGHVSEVFVADNQVVHKGDLLAQIDSRDFEVALDIASARVESAKAALTEADALASAARNILVQKGAEVSTQHAELAEIQASIAEVKAGYDRDETDLVRMQTIAKAGAVSRQEFDHARAQEAMTRAKLNSAHRQVDTQSAKITQARATVKAAEDELKQAYAQVAIRMAELREAEAEMQRANLNLSYTHITAPSDGYITKKNIEPGAYVQVGQKLFSIVNPSIWVVANFKETQISDMKPGQPVEIEVDAYPDLAFKGRVDSIQRGTGSRFTLLPPENATGNYIKVVQRVPVKIILDAGEFHGGHTLVPGMSVIPSVDIASKDIKLPSGAETVAARETVAQ, encoded by the coding sequence ATGAGCAATGAGAAAATGATTGAGACATCTCCCCTTTCCAACTCGGAAAGTGGAAAAGAAAAAAAGAATACCCGAAAAATTCTTTTGATTGGTGGGCTATTGACCATTGCGGCTCTTGCCGTCGGGTACCCATTCTATCGCCACGCCATGACCCACGAAGCAACAGATGATGCTTTTGTGGAAGCGCGCGTTGTCACGATGAGTCCCCGGGTGGCAGGGCATGTTTCCGAAGTTTTCGTCGCAGACAATCAGGTCGTCCACAAAGGAGATCTGCTCGCACAGATCGATTCACGAGATTTTGAAGTCGCCCTCGACATTGCATCTGCACGTGTCGAATCAGCCAAGGCCGCCTTGACGGAAGCGGATGCTTTGGCTTCGGCTGCCAGAAATATCCTTGTCCAAAAAGGTGCCGAGGTCTCAACCCAACATGCAGAATTGGCAGAAATCCAGGCAAGTATTGCCGAGGTCAAGGCTGGCTATGACAGAGATGAGACAGACCTTGTACGAATGCAGACCATCGCTAAAGCCGGTGCTGTCAGCCGTCAGGAATTCGACCACGCCAGAGCACAGGAAGCCATGACACGAGCCAAACTCAACTCGGCCCATCGCCAGGTTGACACCCAGTCGGCAAAGATCACACAGGCTCGGGCAACGGTTAAAGCTGCTGAGGATGAACTCAAACAGGCATACGCCCAAGTCGCGATCCGCATGGCTGAACTGCGTGAGGCCGAGGCTGAAATGCAACGAGCGAACCTCAACCTGTCCTATACGCACATCACCGCGCCAAGCGACGGGTATATAACCAAAAAGAACATCGAACCCGGAGCATATGTTCAAGTAGGTCAAAAGCTTTTCTCCATCGTCAACCCCTCTATCTGGGTAGTGGCCAACTTCAAGGAAACACAGATTTCCGATATGAAGCCGGGGCAACCTGTCGAGATAGAAGTTGATGCCTACCCTGATCTGGCCTTCAAAGGCAGAGTTGATTCCATCCAGCGCGGTACCGGTTCCCGCTTCACTCTGCTGCCTCCGGAAAATGCAACTGGTAACTACATCAAGGTAGTTCAGCGCGTTCCTGTCAAAATTATCCTTGATGCAGGTGAATTCCACGGTGGTCACACCTTGGTGCCCGGTATGTCCGTCATTCCCAGTGTGGATATCGCATCCAAGGATATCAAACTGCCCTCAGGCGCAGAGACCGTGGCAGCGCGTGAAACGGTGGCACAATAA
- a CDS encoding transglutaminase-like domain-containing protein, producing the protein MKNLTKIVLRTLAVVMMTTYSVAAFAAQHSGVVKYTVKPTVTSETKTVNVWIPYPLSNDAQKITDLKVDGNFATSSVYRDEKSGAMFLYAGWPAVAGQPELTMSFHADLSSRKVASIKESNLPIPAPIKEEYLKSTLEIPVKAFTEQAQKVVAGKKTILEKARAIYDWTVDNTVRDPNVTGCGLAKPGRTLYECEGGGKCADISAVFVTMARAAGVPARDVYGLRLGSPKTGDVTSGYHCWAEFYLPGTGWVPADPADVRKMMLVHDLKMGDKAVEEWREFFWGGDDLFRVTLNKGARGVVLTPAQQGAPINYMMYPYAEVDGKPLNYFDSSAFTYSVNYTAD; encoded by the coding sequence ATGAAAAATTTGACCAAAATCGTTCTTCGCACGCTTGCAGTGGTCATGATGACCACTTACTCCGTGGCTGCTTTCGCCGCCCAGCACAGCGGCGTCGTCAAATACACCGTCAAACCGACTGTTACCAGTGAAACAAAAACCGTCAATGTGTGGATCCCATATCCACTTTCCAATGACGCTCAAAAAATCACAGATCTCAAGGTCGATGGTAACTTTGCAACATCTTCAGTGTACCGCGATGAAAAAAGTGGTGCCATGTTCCTGTACGCCGGATGGCCTGCCGTTGCAGGACAGCCCGAGTTGACCATGAGCTTTCATGCCGATCTTTCCAGCAGAAAAGTCGCTTCCATCAAGGAATCCAATCTGCCCATCCCGGCTCCTATCAAAGAGGAATACCTGAAATCTACTCTGGAAATTCCGGTGAAGGCATTCACTGAGCAGGCCCAGAAAGTGGTTGCCGGTAAAAAAACGATTCTTGAAAAAGCCCGCGCCATCTATGACTGGACCGTTGACAACACAGTCCGCGACCCCAATGTGACAGGCTGCGGTCTGGCCAAACCGGGACGCACCCTCTATGAATGCGAAGGTGGCGGAAAGTGCGCCGATATCAGTGCTGTTTTCGTGACCATGGCCCGCGCCGCAGGCGTCCCTGCGCGAGATGTCTACGGTCTGCGCCTTGGCAGCCCCAAGACCGGTGACGTCACCAGCGGGTACCACTGCTGGGCTGAATTCTACCTTCCCGGCACCGGATGGGTTCCTGCAGATCCCGCTGATGTTCGGAAAATGATGCTGGTCCACGACCTCAAGATGGGCGATAAGGCAGTGGAAGAGTGGCGCGAGTTCTTCTGGGGCGGCGATGACCTTTTCCGTGTGACCTTGAACAAGGGAGCCAGAGGCGTTGTCCTGACTCCGGCACAACAGGGCGCTCCCATCAATTACATGATGTACCCCTACGCTGAGGTGGACGGCAAGCCGCTCAACTACTTTGATTCGTCAGCCTTTACCTACAGCGTGAACTATACTGCCGACTAA
- a CDS encoding TetR/AcrR family transcriptional regulator, whose product MDKQNRILDTASELFATRPFHKVLLSDVARLASVGKGTLYLYFKSKDDLYIAVLFREFTILVDKLRETIAKMEIPPDEQIAAIISELFHHMIGSKSKFEILGAVIACPKSEEWRELRTEMWTIIETVILRGVEHGMFKDKNPRLSAQYITGLVRSISLFRPEGVEAKELCRHAQDFVLNGLRESN is encoded by the coding sequence ATGGATAAACAAAATAGGATTCTGGATACTGCATCCGAACTTTTTGCAACGAGGCCTTTCCATAAAGTTCTGCTCAGCGATGTAGCCAGACTGGCATCAGTGGGAAAAGGTACATTGTACCTGTATTTCAAAAGCAAGGATGACCTGTACATTGCAGTCCTCTTCCGCGAGTTCACTATTCTGGTGGACAAACTTCGGGAAACCATTGCCAAGATGGAGATTCCACCGGATGAGCAGATTGCAGCCATCATTTCCGAATTATTTCATCATATGATCGGCAGCAAATCCAAATTTGAAATCCTCGGAGCGGTCATTGCCTGCCCCAAATCCGAAGAATGGAGAGAACTCCGCACCGAAATGTGGACAATCATTGAAACGGTCATCCTGAGAGGCGTTGAGCATGGCATGTTCAAGGACAAGAACCCGCGGCTTTCCGCTCAATATATTACCGGTCTTGTCCGCTCCATCAGCCTGTTCAGACCTGAAGGGGTTGAAGCCAAGGAACTATGCCGTCATGCGCAGGACTTTGTGCTGAACGGATTAAGAGAGTCAAATTGA
- a CDS encoding EF-hand domain-containing protein, whose protein sequence is MEISSVSSMSSMMSMQSSSMQAPPEPPDTSEMSSDFISALDSDGDGALSETEFAAGGSGDSSESSEVFDALDTNEDGIVSQDEIEADMEARQATMESEMESSSGFSGIQQTADTAEFEQLMSLVGSGTESQSSGTEAYSQMQDSLFGSSSYDSQSLSGGLSIRA, encoded by the coding sequence ATGGAAATCAGTTCCGTGAGTTCCATGTCCAGCATGATGTCAATGCAGAGCAGTTCGATGCAGGCTCCCCCAGAGCCTCCAGACACATCGGAAATGTCCTCTGATTTCATCAGCGCATTGGATTCGGACGGTGATGGAGCACTCAGCGAGACCGAGTTCGCAGCCGGAGGAAGCGGAGACTCTTCTGAAAGCAGTGAGGTCTTTGATGCCCTTGACACCAATGAAGATGGCATTGTCTCTCAGGATGAAATAGAGGCTGACATGGAAGCCAGGCAGGCTACCATGGAATCCGAAATGGAATCCTCCAGTGGATTCAGTGGTATTCAGCAGACAGCTGATACTGCCGAGTTCGAACAACTTATGAGTCTGGTCGGCAGCGGCACAGAGTCTCAGTCTTCCGGGACCGAGGCCTACAGCCAGATGCAGGACTCTCTGTTCGGAAGTTCCAGCTATGACAGCCAGTCGCTTTCCGGAGGCTTGAGCATCAGGGCGTGA
- a CDS encoding Fur family transcriptional regulator, with amino-acid sequence MKLCNAAEAAHEFLEQTGLDPTLNRILILSAVVASGHPLTAREVFEAVLDEHKINRVTVYRILDLLADKGAINRISTGERALHFCVGHDHSHFHCTQCGQVQCIENTTLQFDEDAIANSVGMTVKTIALHLEGVCENCSTRSV; translated from the coding sequence ATGAAATTGTGCAATGCAGCCGAGGCAGCACACGAATTTCTGGAACAAACCGGATTGGACCCGACTCTGAATCGAATTCTGATCCTTTCCGCCGTGGTCGCAAGTGGCCATCCTCTGACTGCTCGCGAAGTCTTCGAGGCCGTTCTTGATGAACACAAGATCAACAGGGTTACGGTCTATCGGATCCTTGACCTTCTGGCAGACAAGGGGGCGATCAACCGCATCAGCACGGGCGAACGCGCCCTTCATTTTTGCGTCGGCCACGACCATAGCCATTTTCACTGTACACAGTGCGGTCAGGTGCAATGTATCGAAAACACGACTTTGCAATTTGATGAAGATGCTATCGCCAACTCAGTCGGCATGACAGTCAAGACCATTGCCCTGCATCTGGAGGGGGTCTGCGAGAACTGTAGTACCCGCTCAGTCTAA
- a CDS encoding DHA2 family efflux MFS transporter permease subunit: MAEFKDPLTMSPTERWTIAITVMFGAFMAVMDTSVVNVSMPHMMGSFGTDLTAITWVATSYSIAEIIMVTMSGWWSALIGRKTLYLASFAIFTIGSILCGTATTFSQMIIYRIIQGIGGGALIPVSQAILRETFPPAQQGMAMALYGMGVVLAPALGPICGGWLTDAWGWPWIFYINIPICIIGMALTFKFVYDPPYLRRGIQSVDWLGIGLLTIFLTGMQIVLERGQEQNWFESTEIIVWTATTLISMLLLIIWELRCKDPVINLRVLKDRNLTLGSIMGLIFGVSLFGTTFILPQFTQEILGYPAFEAGLAMAPRAMALVVFMPIAGWAYQRLGAKTLIFSGILIIIWSYYDLMQLSAQAGFFDLIPPLVIMGIGMPFMFVPLSTVSLSTVNKSDMTDASSVYTLARRVGGNIGYALVAVLVDQGVQRHHAHLSEHISELSQSTQDYMATLSQYFHGLGYSALQIKSLTLGMLDALMKRESTMMAYNDTSFIFGALFLLLIPLIFFLPSKKQMKELIAKQTNES, translated from the coding sequence ATGGCGGAATTCAAAGACCCGTTGACCATGAGTCCGACCGAACGATGGACCATAGCCATCACTGTCATGTTCGGCGCTTTCATGGCTGTCATGGATACCAGCGTGGTCAACGTATCCATGCCGCACATGATGGGCAGCTTCGGAACAGACCTGACCGCCATCACGTGGGTTGCCACAAGCTATAGTATTGCTGAAATTATCATGGTCACCATGTCAGGCTGGTGGAGTGCCCTCATCGGACGGAAAACCCTCTATCTGGCTTCTTTTGCCATTTTCACAATTGGTTCCATCCTCTGCGGTACAGCGACCACCTTCTCGCAAATGATCATTTACCGCATTATTCAGGGTATTGGAGGTGGAGCCTTGATCCCTGTCTCCCAGGCCATCCTGCGGGAGACTTTTCCCCCTGCACAGCAAGGTATGGCCATGGCCCTCTACGGAATGGGAGTTGTCCTGGCTCCGGCTCTCGGCCCCATCTGTGGCGGTTGGTTGACCGATGCCTGGGGTTGGCCTTGGATATTCTATATCAACATTCCCATATGCATCATAGGTATGGCTCTGACTTTCAAGTTTGTCTACGATCCGCCTTATCTGCGTCGAGGCATTCAATCCGTTGACTGGCTTGGAATCGGCCTGTTGACGATCTTTCTGACCGGCATGCAGATTGTTCTGGAGCGTGGCCAGGAACAAAACTGGTTTGAATCAACTGAAATCATCGTCTGGACAGCAACCACTCTTATTTCCATGCTTTTACTCATTATCTGGGAACTTCGGTGCAAAGACCCTGTCATCAATTTAAGAGTGCTCAAAGACCGAAATCTGACCCTTGGCTCAATCATGGGGTTGATCTTCGGTGTTTCCCTGTTCGGCACGACTTTCATCCTGCCCCAGTTCACTCAAGAAATACTGGGATATCCGGCCTTTGAAGCAGGACTCGCCATGGCTCCCCGTGCAATGGCATTGGTCGTCTTCATGCCTATTGCGGGCTGGGCATATCAACGTCTTGGAGCCAAGACGCTGATCTTTTCAGGAATCCTCATTATTATCTGGTCTTACTATGACCTTATGCAATTGAGCGCACAGGCTGGTTTCTTTGACCTTATCCCACCGCTCGTGATCATGGGCATAGGTATGCCGTTCATGTTCGTTCCGTTGAGCACGGTTTCTCTCTCCACTGTCAACAAAAGTGACATGACTGATGCGTCAAGTGTCTACACCCTTGCCCGACGGGTTGGCGGAAACATCGGCTACGCCTTGGTCGCTGTTCTTGTGGACCAGGGTGTCCAAAGGCACCATGCACACCTGTCCGAACACATCAGCGAACTAAGCCAGTCAACTCAGGACTATATGGCGACTTTAAGCCAATACTTTCATGGGCTTGGATACAGCGCACTCCAAATCAAGAGTCTCACCCTGGGAATGCTCGATGCACTCATGAAACGGGAATCCACCATGATGGCATACAACGATACATCGTTCATTTTTGGTGCGCTGTTCCTACTTCTCATTCCACTAATCTTCTTCCTGCCGAGTAAAAAACAAATGAAAGAGCTGATCGCCAAACAAACCAACGAATCATAA
- a CDS encoding metal ABC transporter solute-binding protein, Zn/Mn family, translating to MKQIFKVFLSSLLALTLTALPAMGAQTNVFVSIMPQKYFVEQIGKDLVNVDVLVMPGANPHMYEPSPKQMTQLSKAKAYFSIGITLEETWIPRIKSANSALQVFETDHGITKIAMVAHHHEEHGENHEAHEHEHAMHEHSEEHEHAMHGHAEEHGHHEHKGLDPHVWLSPARVKIIASNICAGLVEIDPANKLAYERNLAAFIREIEKTDKAIADKLAMVPKNRRSFLVFHPSWGYFADQYGLTQITIEEEGNEPSPKHLAEIIEHGQELDIHVVFVQPQFSRKNAQVIADELGAQVLPLDPLAEDWKKNLLDATDAFVDALR from the coding sequence ATGAAACAAATATTCAAAGTATTCTTGAGCAGCCTACTGGCTCTTACCCTGACCGCTCTTCCCGCCATGGGAGCGCAGACCAATGTTTTTGTCTCGATCATGCCGCAAAAATATTTTGTGGAGCAAATCGGCAAAGACCTGGTCAATGTTGATGTCCTGGTCATGCCCGGAGCAAATCCGCATATGTATGAACCTAGCCCAAAGCAAATGACGCAACTCTCCAAGGCCAAAGCATATTTTTCCATCGGCATTACCCTTGAGGAGACATGGATTCCCCGCATCAAGAGCGCAAACTCGGCATTACAGGTCTTTGAGACAGATCATGGTATCACCAAAATAGCCATGGTTGCTCACCACCACGAAGAACATGGCGAAAACCATGAAGCTCATGAGCATGAACACGCCATGCATGAACATTCCGAGGAGCATGAACATGCAATGCACGGACATGCCGAGGAGCACGGACACCATGAACACAAAGGACTTGATCCTCATGTCTGGCTCTCTCCAGCAAGAGTGAAAATCATTGCCAGCAACATATGCGCCGGCCTGGTGGAGATAGACCCGGCAAACAAACTGGCGTACGAAAGAAATTTAGCAGCTTTCATCCGCGAAATTGAAAAGACAGACAAGGCCATTGCTGACAAACTCGCCATGGTCCCGAAAAACAGACGTTCGTTTCTGGTCTTCCACCCTTCCTGGGGGTACTTTGCAGACCAGTATGGACTCACCCAGATAACCATCGAAGAAGAAGGTAACGAGCCCAGCCCGAAACATCTGGCCGAAATTATCGAACACGGTCAAGAACTCGATATTCATGTTGTTTTCGTACAGCCGCAATTCTCGCGAAAGAATGCGCAGGTCATTGCCGACGAACTGGGAGCACAGGTTCTTCCTCTGGATCCATTGGCCGAGGACTGGAAAAAGAACCTGCTTGATGCCACGGATGCCTTTGTTGACGCACTCAGATAA